Proteins from one Halovivax limisalsi genomic window:
- a CDS encoding DUF424 domain-containing protein, whose protein sequence is MILTERRTPKGVLVAACDTEVLGETFEADGISLTVTEEFYGSDPVDLATARDALARADVANLVGHLAIEVAVDVGIVDEANVLEVGETVHAQALRM, encoded by the coding sequence CTGATTCTCACCGAGCGCCGGACGCCCAAAGGCGTACTCGTCGCCGCCTGCGACACCGAGGTCCTCGGCGAGACGTTCGAGGCGGACGGGATTTCGCTGACCGTCACCGAGGAGTTCTACGGCAGCGACCCGGTCGACCTGGCGACCGCCCGCGACGCCCTCGCGCGGGCCGACGTCGCCAACCTCGTCGGCCACCTCGCGATCGAGGTGGCCGTCGACGTCGGCATCGTCGACGAGGCCAACGTGCTGGAGGTCGGCGAGACCGTCCACGCGCAGGCCCTTCGGATGTGA
- a CDS encoding tetratricopeptide repeat protein, with the protein MTDDEGDDRHRFSEGAGFDESYDEFDLDPPELAVDPGKVDPVDSRAVSDLLDERQLSTEDVESEELLDVGLNYMQINRFEQATEAFERAARFTEDDRLAQEAWTNKGVAHAELAEWDEAIGAYREAINVVEATEVETSEDETSNTRSASEHAATAESNLAFALWEYGETAQALEHAERAVERDPRFAEGWYNRAFFLQERGLSDEALRCIDNAIRLGMRTSQVLEEKARILEDLGEYDEAERVSEEADQRREEAEQRLIDDEQDAARLDE; encoded by the coding sequence ATGACCGACGACGAGGGAGACGACCGGCATCGCTTCTCCGAGGGCGCCGGCTTCGACGAGTCTTACGACGAGTTCGACCTCGATCCCCCGGAACTCGCCGTCGACCCCGGGAAGGTCGACCCGGTCGACTCCCGGGCCGTCTCGGACCTGCTCGACGAGCGACAGCTCTCGACCGAGGACGTCGAGTCCGAAGAGTTGCTCGACGTCGGCCTCAACTACATGCAGATCAACCGCTTCGAGCAGGCGACGGAGGCCTTCGAGCGCGCGGCGCGCTTTACCGAGGACGATCGGCTCGCCCAGGAGGCCTGGACGAACAAGGGCGTCGCCCACGCCGAGTTAGCGGAGTGGGACGAGGCCATCGGCGCCTACCGCGAGGCGATCAACGTCGTCGAGGCGACCGAGGTCGAGACGAGCGAGGACGAGACCTCGAACACGCGCTCGGCGAGCGAACACGCCGCGACCGCCGAGAGCAACCTCGCCTTCGCCCTCTGGGAGTACGGAGAGACCGCCCAGGCGCTCGAACACGCCGAACGGGCCGTCGAGCGCGATCCGCGCTTCGCCGAGGGCTGGTACAATCGCGCCTTTTTCCTCCAGGAACGCGGCCTCTCGGACGAGGCGCTTCGCTGCATCGACAACGCGATCAGGCTGGGTATGCGCACGTCGCAGGTACTCGAGGAGAAGGCCCGCATCCTCGAGGACCTGGGCGAGTACGACGAGGCCGAGCGCGTCAGCGAGGAGGCCGACCAGCGCCGGGAGGAAGCCGAGCAGCGACTGATCGACGACGAACAGGACGCCGCCCGGCTCGACGAATGA
- the thpR gene encoding RNA 2',3'-cyclic phosphodiesterase: MRLFVSVDLPDALAPAIADVQDAFSAASGLSFTDPEQAHVTVKFLGEVDPARVSTIERELAAAVEDAGVSPSAATFGGLGVFPDLSYISVLWLGVEDGGRELTELHEAVEARTTAMGFDPESHDFMPHVTLARMEHAGGKDLVQELVTDWEPIDSDALAAQHPGERGPIVGEATVSELRLKESTLTPDGPVYETVSSVSLE, encoded by the coding sequence ATGCGACTGTTCGTCAGCGTCGACCTCCCCGACGCTCTCGCGCCGGCGATCGCCGACGTTCAGGACGCGTTTTCGGCCGCGTCGGGGCTGTCGTTCACCGACCCCGAACAGGCTCACGTGACCGTGAAGTTCCTCGGCGAGGTCGACCCGGCGCGCGTCTCGACGATCGAACGCGAACTGGCCGCGGCCGTCGAGGACGCCGGCGTCTCCCCCTCTGCCGCCACCTTCGGCGGCCTCGGCGTCTTTCCGGATCTCTCGTACATCTCGGTGCTCTGGTTAGGTGTCGAAGACGGTGGGCGGGAACTCACCGAGTTGCACGAGGCGGTCGAAGCCCGGACGACGGCGATGGGATTCGACCCGGAATCGCACGACTTCATGCCCCACGTCACGCTCGCCCGGATGGAACACGCCGGCGGTAAGGACCTCGTCCAGGAGCTGGTCACCGACTGGGAGCCGATCGACTCCGACGCGCTCGCGGCCCAGCACCCGGGCGAGCGCGGACCGATCGTCGGCGAGGCGACCGTCTCGGAATTGCGCCTGAAAGAGAGTACGCTGACGCCGGACGGTCCCGTGTACGAGACCGTTTCGTCGGTTTCGCTCGAGTGA